Proteins encoded in a region of the Carassius carassius chromosome 49, fCarCar2.1, whole genome shotgun sequence genome:
- the naa25 gene encoding N-alpha-acetyltransferase 25, NatB auxiliary subunit isoform X2, whose amino-acid sequence MAARGHVQDPNDRRLRPIYDYLDNGNNKMAIQQADKLLKKHKDLHCAKVLKAIGLQRTGKQDEAFTLAQEVAVLEPTDDNSLQALTILYREMHRPELVSKLYEAAVRKVPASEEYHSHLFMAYARVGEYKKMQQAGMALYKIIPKNPYYFWSVMSLVMQAISARDEKLSQTMFLPLAERMVEKMVKEEKIEAEAEVQLYFMILERLGKYVEALEVVQGPLGEKLTSELQSRENKCMMMYRRLERWAECNALSCKLLLKNPDDWQFYLLYFDSLFHLIDQSWTPPHEGAHTAEGEVHASISQALSFMEDRIATEEAKESKHLRGPYLARLELIRRLRERSCPEAQQLGEPLELMFQFFVKFGDKPCCITDLKIFLDLLAPDQHVQFINRLMEAVPLCAPGEDGVALPGDTRALQRHLCVTQLSRSLGQQHALNTEGKLSLIKQLKAHYQHGLQFGTSCLKTELQFSDMYCLMAAHVFIDLWLETGDQNMLWQCLGLLEEGLSHSSSNAQFKLLLLLLYCRLGAFEPVVDLYSSLDAKHVQHDTIGYLLTRYAESLGQFAAASQSCNFSLRFFHSNQKDTSEYIIQAYKYGAFEKIPEFIAFRNRLNHSLHFAQVRTERMLLDLFLEADISSSLEESVKSMCLCPEEDDIPWDSLRDNRDLTVLVSWDPKDRHLNEEHKQRSLEEDTLWLRLRSLTLRLIGCVSALAHPPASRNSEKTTENGVAAKPSSLQSLLSQLENTLNQATQFTEKQPQYPFVGPVASRLAQALSSGCCQCQLSSLQIPLHLQELEATGLDESAELQTQISNLFKSLAVQLQDMLEKCKGDLLEVKDSQSKPQPFLLENHVYLVETVCIVLWVSNYCGSVLRPLKSSLQKKKKKKKEASTVTPPVLSAYQEFSSSLQSLLNQALEHIKSQEISLTALKLGALSLEAQTLSEAEATFTQTAMEKVQSSYLRSLQEIGELLKKRADTLKSLKI is encoded by the exons ATGGCGGCGAGGGGCCATGTGCAAGACCCCAACGACAGGAGATTGCGACCTATTTACG ATTACCTTGACAATGGCAATAACAAGATGGCAATCCAGCAGGCTGACAAACTGCTGAAGAAGCACAAAGATCTTCACTGTGCAAag GTCTTGAAGGCGATCGGTCTGCAGCGCACAGGAAAACAGGATGAAGCCTTCACACTCGCACAGGAAGTGGCCGTTCTCGAACCCACAGACGACAACTCTCTGCAGGCCCTGACCATCCTCTACAGAGAAATGCACCGGC CCGAGTTAGTGTCCAAGCTTTATGAAGCTGCAGTCCGGAAAGTTCCAGCGAGTGAGGAGTACCACTCTCACCTCTTCATGGCTTACGCCCGGGTCGGAGAGTACAAGAAAATGCAGCAG GCTGGAATGGCACTGTATAAAATTATCCCCAAAAACCCATATTACTTCTGGTCGGTTATGAGCTTGGTGATGCAG GCCATCTCCGCACGAGACGAGAAGCTCTCTCAGACCATGTTCCTGCCGCTGGCTGAGCGTATGGTGGAAAAAATGGTAAAGGAGGAGAAAATAGAGGCAGAAGCTGAG GTCCAGCTGTATTTCATGATCTTGGAGCGTTTGGGGAAATATGTGGAGGCACTGGAGGTGGTTCAGGGGCCACTTGGAG AGAAGCTGACCAGTGAACTGCAGAGCCGTGAGAACAAATGCATGATGATGTACCGCCGTCTGGAGCGCTGGGCCGAGTGCAATGCGCTGTCCTGCAAGCTGCTTCTGAAAAA CCCTGATGACTGGCAGTTCTACTTATTGTACTTTGACTCTTTGTTCCACCTCATTGATCAGAGCTGGACGCCTCCACATGAAGGAGCTCA TACTGCAGAAGGGGAGGTGCATGCCTCCATATCCCAGGCCCTCAGCTTCATGGAGGACCGAATAGCCACAGAAGAAGCAAAGGAGTCCAAGCATCTGAGAGGGCCGTACCTGGCCCGTCTGGAGCTCATCAGACGGCTCCGGGAGCGCAGCTGTCCTGAAGCACAGCAGCTAG GTGAACCTCTTGAACTCATGTTCCAGTTCTTTGTCAAGTTTGGAGACAAGCCATGTTGCATCACCGACTTGAAGATCTTTCTGGATCTTCTCGCACCTGACCAACATGTGCAG TTCATCAACAGGCTGATGGAGGCCGTGCCTCTGTGCGCTCCAGGAGAGGATGGTGTTGCTCTTCCAGGAGACACTCGGGCTCTTCAGAGACATCTGTGTGTGACCCAGCTGAGCCGCAGTCTGGGTCAGCAGCACGCGCTCAACACCGAGGGCAAACTGAGCCTCATCAAACAACTGAAGGCACATTACCAGCACGGCTTACAGTTCG GGACGTCCTGTTTAAAAACAGAGCTACAGTTCTCTGATATGTACTGTCTCATGGCGGCTCATGTGTTTATAGACCTGTGGCTGGAGACGG GTGATCAGAACATGTTGTGGCAGTGTCTGGGGCTGTTAGAGGAAGGTCTCTCCCACAGTTCCTCTAATGCTCAGTTCAAACTGCTGCTTTTGCTTCTGTACTGTCGTCTGGGGGCTTTTGAGCCGGTGGTAGATCTTTACTCCAGTCTCGACGCCAAACACGTCCAGCACGACACCATAGG GTATTTATTGACCCGCTATGCAGAGTCTTTGGGCCAGTTTGCTGCTGCTTCCCAGTCTTGTAACTTCTCCCTCAGGTTTTTTCACTCGAACCAGAAAGAT ACCTCAGAATACATCATTCAAGCATACAAGTACGGTGCTTTTGAGAAAATCCCTGAGTTCATCGCCTTCAGGAACAGACTCAATCACTCGCTGCACTTTGCCCAGGTGCGCACGGAGAGGATGCTGCTGGACCTCTTCCTGGAAGCCGACAT ATCGTCGTCTCTAGAAGAGAGTGTAAAATCGATGTGTCTCTGTCCGGAAGAGGATGACATCCCGTGGGACAGTTTAAGGGACAACCGTGACCTGACTGTCCTCGTCAGCTGGGACCCTAAGGACCG GCACCTGAACGAGGAGCACAAGCAGCGCTCTCTAGAGGAAGACACCCTGTGGCTGAGGTTGAGGTCGCTCACGCTGCGTCTGATTGGCTGCGTCTCTGCGCTCGCTCATCCGCCGGCATCACGCAACTCTGAGAAGACGACTGAAAACGGAGTAGCGGCCAAACCGTCTTCTCTACAGTCGCTGCTCTCACAGCTAGAAAACACACTAAACCAGGCCACGCAGTTCACAGAAAAACAACCGCAG TACCCGTTTGTGGGTCCCGTGGCTTCTCGTCTGGCTCAGGCTCTGTCCAGCGGATGCTGTCAGTGTCAGCTCTCCTCTCTACAGATCCCTCTGCACCTCCAGGAGCTCGAGGCCACCGGCCTGG ATGAATCAGCAGAGCTTCAGACACAGATTTCTAATCTTTTCAAATCTTTAGCAGTACAACTTCAAG ACATGTTGGAAAAATGTAAAGGAGATTTATTAGAAGTCAAAGACAGTCAAAGCAAGCCGCAACCATTTTTACTGGAGAATCACGTCTACTTAGTTGAA ACTGTTTGCATCGTCTTATGGGTGTCTAATTACTGTGGAAGTGTCCTCCGACCCTTGAAGTCCAgtttacagaagaagaagaagaagaaaaaagaagccAGCACTGTAACG CCTCCGGTGCTCTCGGCCTATCAGGAGTTCAGCAGCAGCTTGCAGAGTCTCCTCAATCAGGCGCTGGAGCACATCAAGAGCCAAGAGATCAGCCTGACGGCGCTGAAGCTGGGAGCCCTCAGTCTGGAGGCACAAACCCTGTCTGAG GCGGAAGCGACCTTCACACAGACAGCCATGGAAAAGGTTCAGAGCAGCTACCTGCGCTCGCTGCAGGAGATCGGGGAACTGTTGAAGAAGAGAGCGGACACGTTAAAATCCCTCAAAATATGA
- the naa25 gene encoding N-alpha-acetyltransferase 25, NatB auxiliary subunit isoform X3 codes for MAIQQADKLLKKHKDLHCAKVLKAIGLQRTGKQDEAFTLAQEVAVLEPTDDNSLQALTILYREMHRPELVSKLYEAAVRKVPASEEYHSHLFMAYARVGEYKKMQQAGMALYKIIPKNPYYFWSVMSLVMQAISARDEKLSQTMFLPLAERMVEKMVKEEKIEAEAEVQLYFMILERLGKYVEALEVVQGPLGEKLTSELQSRENKCMMMYRRLERWAECNALSCKLLLKNPDDWQFYLLYFDSLFHLIDQSWTPPHEGAHTAEGEVHASISQALSFMEDRIATEEAKESKHLRGPYLARLELIRRLRERSCPEAQQLGEPLELMFQFFVKFGDKPCCITDLKIFLDLLAPDQHVQFINRLMEAVPLCAPGEDGVALPGDTRALQRHLCVTQLSRSLGQQHALNTEGKLSLIKQLKAHYQHGLQFGTSCLKTELQFSDMYCLMAAHVFIDLWLETGDQNMLWQCLGLLEEGLSHSSSNAQFKLLLLLLYCRLGAFEPVVDLYSSLDAKHVQHDTIGYLLTRYAESLGQFAAASQSCNFSLRFFHSNQKDTSEYIIQAYKYGAFEKIPEFIAFRNRLNHSLHFAQVRTERMLLDLFLEADISSSLEESVKSMCLCPEEDDIPWDSLRDNRDLTVLVSWDPKDRHLNEEHKQRSLEEDTLWLRLRSLTLRLIGCVSALAHPPASRNSEKTTENGVAAKPSSLQSLLSQLENTLNQATQFTEKQPQHQYPFVGPVASRLAQALSSGCCQCQLSSLQIPLHLQELEATGLDESAELQTQISNLFKSLAVQLQDMLEKCKGDLLEVKDSQSKPQPFLLENHVYLVETVCIVLWVSNYCGSVLRPLKSSLQKKKKKKKEASTVTPPVLSAYQEFSSSLQSLLNQALEHIKSQEISLTALKLGALSLEAQTLSEAEATFTQTAMEKVQSSYLRSLQEIGELLKKRADTLKSLKI; via the exons ATGGCAATCCAGCAGGCTGACAAACTGCTGAAGAAGCACAAAGATCTTCACTGTGCAAag GTCTTGAAGGCGATCGGTCTGCAGCGCACAGGAAAACAGGATGAAGCCTTCACACTCGCACAGGAAGTGGCCGTTCTCGAACCCACAGACGACAACTCTCTGCAGGCCCTGACCATCCTCTACAGAGAAATGCACCGGC CCGAGTTAGTGTCCAAGCTTTATGAAGCTGCAGTCCGGAAAGTTCCAGCGAGTGAGGAGTACCACTCTCACCTCTTCATGGCTTACGCCCGGGTCGGAGAGTACAAGAAAATGCAGCAG GCTGGAATGGCACTGTATAAAATTATCCCCAAAAACCCATATTACTTCTGGTCGGTTATGAGCTTGGTGATGCAG GCCATCTCCGCACGAGACGAGAAGCTCTCTCAGACCATGTTCCTGCCGCTGGCTGAGCGTATGGTGGAAAAAATGGTAAAGGAGGAGAAAATAGAGGCAGAAGCTGAG GTCCAGCTGTATTTCATGATCTTGGAGCGTTTGGGGAAATATGTGGAGGCACTGGAGGTGGTTCAGGGGCCACTTGGAG AGAAGCTGACCAGTGAACTGCAGAGCCGTGAGAACAAATGCATGATGATGTACCGCCGTCTGGAGCGCTGGGCCGAGTGCAATGCGCTGTCCTGCAAGCTGCTTCTGAAAAA CCCTGATGACTGGCAGTTCTACTTATTGTACTTTGACTCTTTGTTCCACCTCATTGATCAGAGCTGGACGCCTCCACATGAAGGAGCTCA TACTGCAGAAGGGGAGGTGCATGCCTCCATATCCCAGGCCCTCAGCTTCATGGAGGACCGAATAGCCACAGAAGAAGCAAAGGAGTCCAAGCATCTGAGAGGGCCGTACCTGGCCCGTCTGGAGCTCATCAGACGGCTCCGGGAGCGCAGCTGTCCTGAAGCACAGCAGCTAG GTGAACCTCTTGAACTCATGTTCCAGTTCTTTGTCAAGTTTGGAGACAAGCCATGTTGCATCACCGACTTGAAGATCTTTCTGGATCTTCTCGCACCTGACCAACATGTGCAG TTCATCAACAGGCTGATGGAGGCCGTGCCTCTGTGCGCTCCAGGAGAGGATGGTGTTGCTCTTCCAGGAGACACTCGGGCTCTTCAGAGACATCTGTGTGTGACCCAGCTGAGCCGCAGTCTGGGTCAGCAGCACGCGCTCAACACCGAGGGCAAACTGAGCCTCATCAAACAACTGAAGGCACATTACCAGCACGGCTTACAGTTCG GGACGTCCTGTTTAAAAACAGAGCTACAGTTCTCTGATATGTACTGTCTCATGGCGGCTCATGTGTTTATAGACCTGTGGCTGGAGACGG GTGATCAGAACATGTTGTGGCAGTGTCTGGGGCTGTTAGAGGAAGGTCTCTCCCACAGTTCCTCTAATGCTCAGTTCAAACTGCTGCTTTTGCTTCTGTACTGTCGTCTGGGGGCTTTTGAGCCGGTGGTAGATCTTTACTCCAGTCTCGACGCCAAACACGTCCAGCACGACACCATAGG GTATTTATTGACCCGCTATGCAGAGTCTTTGGGCCAGTTTGCTGCTGCTTCCCAGTCTTGTAACTTCTCCCTCAGGTTTTTTCACTCGAACCAGAAAGAT ACCTCAGAATACATCATTCAAGCATACAAGTACGGTGCTTTTGAGAAAATCCCTGAGTTCATCGCCTTCAGGAACAGACTCAATCACTCGCTGCACTTTGCCCAGGTGCGCACGGAGAGGATGCTGCTGGACCTCTTCCTGGAAGCCGACAT ATCGTCGTCTCTAGAAGAGAGTGTAAAATCGATGTGTCTCTGTCCGGAAGAGGATGACATCCCGTGGGACAGTTTAAGGGACAACCGTGACCTGACTGTCCTCGTCAGCTGGGACCCTAAGGACCG GCACCTGAACGAGGAGCACAAGCAGCGCTCTCTAGAGGAAGACACCCTGTGGCTGAGGTTGAGGTCGCTCACGCTGCGTCTGATTGGCTGCGTCTCTGCGCTCGCTCATCCGCCGGCATCACGCAACTCTGAGAAGACGACTGAAAACGGAGTAGCGGCCAAACCGTCTTCTCTACAGTCGCTGCTCTCACAGCTAGAAAACACACTAAACCAGGCCACGCAGTTCACAGAAAAACAACCGCAG CATCAGTACCCGTTTGTGGGTCCCGTGGCTTCTCGTCTGGCTCAGGCTCTGTCCAGCGGATGCTGTCAGTGTCAGCTCTCCTCTCTACAGATCCCTCTGCACCTCCAGGAGCTCGAGGCCACCGGCCTGG ATGAATCAGCAGAGCTTCAGACACAGATTTCTAATCTTTTCAAATCTTTAGCAGTACAACTTCAAG ACATGTTGGAAAAATGTAAAGGAGATTTATTAGAAGTCAAAGACAGTCAAAGCAAGCCGCAACCATTTTTACTGGAGAATCACGTCTACTTAGTTGAA ACTGTTTGCATCGTCTTATGGGTGTCTAATTACTGTGGAAGTGTCCTCCGACCCTTGAAGTCCAgtttacagaagaagaagaagaagaaaaaagaagccAGCACTGTAACG CCTCCGGTGCTCTCGGCCTATCAGGAGTTCAGCAGCAGCTTGCAGAGTCTCCTCAATCAGGCGCTGGAGCACATCAAGAGCCAAGAGATCAGCCTGACGGCGCTGAAGCTGGGAGCCCTCAGTCTGGAGGCACAAACCCTGTCTGAG GCGGAAGCGACCTTCACACAGACAGCCATGGAAAAGGTTCAGAGCAGCTACCTGCGCTCGCTGCAGGAGATCGGGGAACTGTTGAAGAAGAGAGCGGACACGTTAAAATCCCTCAAAATATGA
- the naa25 gene encoding N-alpha-acetyltransferase 25, NatB auxiliary subunit isoform X1 — translation MAARGHVQDPNDRRLRPIYDYLDNGNNKMAIQQADKLLKKHKDLHCAKVLKAIGLQRTGKQDEAFTLAQEVAVLEPTDDNSLQALTILYREMHRPELVSKLYEAAVRKVPASEEYHSHLFMAYARVGEYKKMQQAGMALYKIIPKNPYYFWSVMSLVMQAISARDEKLSQTMFLPLAERMVEKMVKEEKIEAEAEVQLYFMILERLGKYVEALEVVQGPLGEKLTSELQSRENKCMMMYRRLERWAECNALSCKLLLKNPDDWQFYLLYFDSLFHLIDQSWTPPHEGAHTAEGEVHASISQALSFMEDRIATEEAKESKHLRGPYLARLELIRRLRERSCPEAQQLGEPLELMFQFFVKFGDKPCCITDLKIFLDLLAPDQHVQFINRLMEAVPLCAPGEDGVALPGDTRALQRHLCVTQLSRSLGQQHALNTEGKLSLIKQLKAHYQHGLQFGTSCLKTELQFSDMYCLMAAHVFIDLWLETGDQNMLWQCLGLLEEGLSHSSSNAQFKLLLLLLYCRLGAFEPVVDLYSSLDAKHVQHDTIGYLLTRYAESLGQFAAASQSCNFSLRFFHSNQKDTSEYIIQAYKYGAFEKIPEFIAFRNRLNHSLHFAQVRTERMLLDLFLEADISSSLEESVKSMCLCPEEDDIPWDSLRDNRDLTVLVSWDPKDRHLNEEHKQRSLEEDTLWLRLRSLTLRLIGCVSALAHPPASRNSEKTTENGVAAKPSSLQSLLSQLENTLNQATQFTEKQPQHQYPFVGPVASRLAQALSSGCCQCQLSSLQIPLHLQELEATGLDESAELQTQISNLFKSLAVQLQDMLEKCKGDLLEVKDSQSKPQPFLLENHVYLVETVCIVLWVSNYCGSVLRPLKSSLQKKKKKKKEASTVTPPVLSAYQEFSSSLQSLLNQALEHIKSQEISLTALKLGALSLEAQTLSEAEATFTQTAMEKVQSSYLRSLQEIGELLKKRADTLKSLKI, via the exons ATGGCGGCGAGGGGCCATGTGCAAGACCCCAACGACAGGAGATTGCGACCTATTTACG ATTACCTTGACAATGGCAATAACAAGATGGCAATCCAGCAGGCTGACAAACTGCTGAAGAAGCACAAAGATCTTCACTGTGCAAag GTCTTGAAGGCGATCGGTCTGCAGCGCACAGGAAAACAGGATGAAGCCTTCACACTCGCACAGGAAGTGGCCGTTCTCGAACCCACAGACGACAACTCTCTGCAGGCCCTGACCATCCTCTACAGAGAAATGCACCGGC CCGAGTTAGTGTCCAAGCTTTATGAAGCTGCAGTCCGGAAAGTTCCAGCGAGTGAGGAGTACCACTCTCACCTCTTCATGGCTTACGCCCGGGTCGGAGAGTACAAGAAAATGCAGCAG GCTGGAATGGCACTGTATAAAATTATCCCCAAAAACCCATATTACTTCTGGTCGGTTATGAGCTTGGTGATGCAG GCCATCTCCGCACGAGACGAGAAGCTCTCTCAGACCATGTTCCTGCCGCTGGCTGAGCGTATGGTGGAAAAAATGGTAAAGGAGGAGAAAATAGAGGCAGAAGCTGAG GTCCAGCTGTATTTCATGATCTTGGAGCGTTTGGGGAAATATGTGGAGGCACTGGAGGTGGTTCAGGGGCCACTTGGAG AGAAGCTGACCAGTGAACTGCAGAGCCGTGAGAACAAATGCATGATGATGTACCGCCGTCTGGAGCGCTGGGCCGAGTGCAATGCGCTGTCCTGCAAGCTGCTTCTGAAAAA CCCTGATGACTGGCAGTTCTACTTATTGTACTTTGACTCTTTGTTCCACCTCATTGATCAGAGCTGGACGCCTCCACATGAAGGAGCTCA TACTGCAGAAGGGGAGGTGCATGCCTCCATATCCCAGGCCCTCAGCTTCATGGAGGACCGAATAGCCACAGAAGAAGCAAAGGAGTCCAAGCATCTGAGAGGGCCGTACCTGGCCCGTCTGGAGCTCATCAGACGGCTCCGGGAGCGCAGCTGTCCTGAAGCACAGCAGCTAG GTGAACCTCTTGAACTCATGTTCCAGTTCTTTGTCAAGTTTGGAGACAAGCCATGTTGCATCACCGACTTGAAGATCTTTCTGGATCTTCTCGCACCTGACCAACATGTGCAG TTCATCAACAGGCTGATGGAGGCCGTGCCTCTGTGCGCTCCAGGAGAGGATGGTGTTGCTCTTCCAGGAGACACTCGGGCTCTTCAGAGACATCTGTGTGTGACCCAGCTGAGCCGCAGTCTGGGTCAGCAGCACGCGCTCAACACCGAGGGCAAACTGAGCCTCATCAAACAACTGAAGGCACATTACCAGCACGGCTTACAGTTCG GGACGTCCTGTTTAAAAACAGAGCTACAGTTCTCTGATATGTACTGTCTCATGGCGGCTCATGTGTTTATAGACCTGTGGCTGGAGACGG GTGATCAGAACATGTTGTGGCAGTGTCTGGGGCTGTTAGAGGAAGGTCTCTCCCACAGTTCCTCTAATGCTCAGTTCAAACTGCTGCTTTTGCTTCTGTACTGTCGTCTGGGGGCTTTTGAGCCGGTGGTAGATCTTTACTCCAGTCTCGACGCCAAACACGTCCAGCACGACACCATAGG GTATTTATTGACCCGCTATGCAGAGTCTTTGGGCCAGTTTGCTGCTGCTTCCCAGTCTTGTAACTTCTCCCTCAGGTTTTTTCACTCGAACCAGAAAGAT ACCTCAGAATACATCATTCAAGCATACAAGTACGGTGCTTTTGAGAAAATCCCTGAGTTCATCGCCTTCAGGAACAGACTCAATCACTCGCTGCACTTTGCCCAGGTGCGCACGGAGAGGATGCTGCTGGACCTCTTCCTGGAAGCCGACAT ATCGTCGTCTCTAGAAGAGAGTGTAAAATCGATGTGTCTCTGTCCGGAAGAGGATGACATCCCGTGGGACAGTTTAAGGGACAACCGTGACCTGACTGTCCTCGTCAGCTGGGACCCTAAGGACCG GCACCTGAACGAGGAGCACAAGCAGCGCTCTCTAGAGGAAGACACCCTGTGGCTGAGGTTGAGGTCGCTCACGCTGCGTCTGATTGGCTGCGTCTCTGCGCTCGCTCATCCGCCGGCATCACGCAACTCTGAGAAGACGACTGAAAACGGAGTAGCGGCCAAACCGTCTTCTCTACAGTCGCTGCTCTCACAGCTAGAAAACACACTAAACCAGGCCACGCAGTTCACAGAAAAACAACCGCAG CATCAGTACCCGTTTGTGGGTCCCGTGGCTTCTCGTCTGGCTCAGGCTCTGTCCAGCGGATGCTGTCAGTGTCAGCTCTCCTCTCTACAGATCCCTCTGCACCTCCAGGAGCTCGAGGCCACCGGCCTGG ATGAATCAGCAGAGCTTCAGACACAGATTTCTAATCTTTTCAAATCTTTAGCAGTACAACTTCAAG ACATGTTGGAAAAATGTAAAGGAGATTTATTAGAAGTCAAAGACAGTCAAAGCAAGCCGCAACCATTTTTACTGGAGAATCACGTCTACTTAGTTGAA ACTGTTTGCATCGTCTTATGGGTGTCTAATTACTGTGGAAGTGTCCTCCGACCCTTGAAGTCCAgtttacagaagaagaagaagaagaaaaaagaagccAGCACTGTAACG CCTCCGGTGCTCTCGGCCTATCAGGAGTTCAGCAGCAGCTTGCAGAGTCTCCTCAATCAGGCGCTGGAGCACATCAAGAGCCAAGAGATCAGCCTGACGGCGCTGAAGCTGGGAGCCCTCAGTCTGGAGGCACAAACCCTGTCTGAG GCGGAAGCGACCTTCACACAGACAGCCATGGAAAAGGTTCAGAGCAGCTACCTGCGCTCGCTGCAGGAGATCGGGGAACTGTTGAAGAAGAGAGCGGACACGTTAAAATCCCTCAAAATATGA
- the ddx55 gene encoding ATP-dependent RNA helicase DDX55, with protein MENFSDGKWESLPVKLHDSILQTLKELKFTYMTPVQSACIPLFMSNKDVAAEAVTGSGKTLAFVIPALEILLKREEKLKKMQVGALIITPTRELALQISEVMGRFLQGFPQFRQILLIGGSNPIEDVEKFKTQGANILIATPGRLEDMFRRKADGLDLATAVKALDVLVLDEADRLLDMGFEASLNTILGYLPKQRRTGLFSATQTQELEKLVRAGLRNPVRITVKEKGVAASSVQKTPARLSNYYTICRAEEKFNALVAFLRQHKHEKQLVFFSTCACVEYFGKALEVLIKNVSIHCIHGKMKHKRNKIFADFRALKSGILVCTDVMARGIDIPEVNWVLQYDPPSSASSFVHRCGRTARIGNQGNALVFLLPMEESYVNFLSINQKCPLQPYPPVKDVVDVLPKLKAMALGDRAMFEKGMKAFVSCVQAYAKHECSLIFRIKDLDFAALARGFALLRLPKMPELRGKTFPDFKPEAINTDTIRFKDKNREKQRQKRLAELKEKEMPMKKNFIKNKAWSKQKNKKDKKKRKASKRKLDDESDVDDEDFNELLNDTRLLKKLKKGKISEEDFDKHLSSAGSSRPKRAEVDGSDGDGE; from the exons ATGGAGAACTTTAGCGATGGAAAATGGGAGAGTTTGCCAGTTAAATTACATGACAGCATATTACAGACTCTTAAAGAGCTGAAATTTACATATATGACTCCTGTTCAG TCTGCCTGCATCCCTCTTTTTATGAGTAATAAAGATGTGGCTGCTGAAGCC GTGACTGGCAGTGGGAAAACCCTAGCATTTGTGATTCCTGCATTAGAAATCCTCTTAAAACGAGAAGAGAAGTTAAAAAAGATGCAG GTCGGTGCGTTGATCATAACACCCACCCGTGAACTTGCTCTGCAGATCAGCGAGGTGATGGGACGATTTCTGCAGGGATTTCCTCAGTTTAG GCAGATTCTTTTAATTGGTGGAAGCAACCCTATCGAGGACGTAGAGAAGTTTAAGACTCAGGG AGCTAATATCCTTATTGCGACCCCTGGGCGACTGGAGGACATGTTCAGGAGGAAGGCCGATGGGCTTGATTTGGCCACCGCTGTGAAGGCTTTAGACGTTCTTGTCCTGGATGAAGCAGACAGATTGCTTGACATGGGCTTTGAAGCCAG TTTAAACACTATTCTGGGGTATTTACCCAAGCAGCGGCGCACAGGGCTTTTCTCGGCCACACAGACTCAAGAGCTGGAGAAGTTGGTGAGGGCTGGTCTGCGCAACCCTGTGAGAATCACAGTGAAGGAGAAAGGTGTGGCGGCCTCAAGCGTGCAGAAAACACCAGCCAGACTCAGCAATTATTACACC ATCTGTCGGGCTGAGGAGAAGTTCAACGCTTTGGTGGCGTTTCTCAGGCAGCACAAACATGAGAAGcagctcgtgttcttcag CACCTGTGCCTGTGTAGAGTACTTCGGTAAAGCCCTGGAAGTCTTGATCAAGAACGTCAGCATCCACTGCATCCACGGGAAGATGAAGCATAAACGAAACAAGATCTTTGCAGACTTCCGGGCACTAAAGAG TGGGATTCTCGTGTGCACAGACGTCATGGCCAGAGGCATCGACATACCAGAAGTGAACTGGGTGCTTCAGTACGACCCACCGAGCAGTGCAAG TTCCTTTGTGCATCGGTGTGGAAGAACCGCACGCATCGGAAACCAAGGCAATGCACTCGTCTTTCTTCTGCCAATGGAAGAGTCGTATGTTAATTTCTTGTCCATTAATCAAAAG TGTCCACTTCAGCCATATCCTCCAGTGAAAGATGTGGTTGATGTTCTGCCTAAACTGAAGGCGATGGCTTTAGGCGACAGAGCGATGTTTGAGAAGGGCATGAAAGCCTTTGTGTCGTGTGTGCAGGCGTACGCCAAACACGAGTGTAGTCTGATATTCCGCATTAAAG ACCTGGATTTTGCTGCTCTGGCCCGTGGCTTTGCTCTCCTCCGTTTGCCCAAAATGCCTGAACTGAGAGGAAAGACCTTCCCAGACTTTAAACCGGAGGCCATCAACACCGACACCATCCGGTTTAAAGATAAAAACAGGGAGAAACAGAGACAAAAAAGACTGGCGGAGCTGAAAGAAAAAGAGATGCCGATGAAGAAGAACTTCATTAAGAACAAAGCCTGGTCGAAGCAGAAGAACAAGAAGgataaaaagaaaaggaaagctTCCAAAAGAAAACTGGATGAT GAATCAGATGTTGATGACGAAGACTTCAATGAGCTTTTAAATGACACGCGTCTGCTGAAGAAACTCAAGAAGGGGAAGATCAGTGAAGAGGACTTTGACAAGCACTTGAGTTCAGCGGGCAGCTCTCGTCCCAAACGAGCAGAAGTGGACGGTTCTGATGGAGACGGAGAGTGA